The following nucleotide sequence is from Pirellulales bacterium.
TTTACGAACGCGCCAGCCAAAGAAATCGAAGCAAACGACGAAGCGCGATTGGAAGGCGATTCGCCTGCAGCAATTCGAACGTCAGTTCGGCCGGCAACTCGATACCCATTTGCACTGCCGCAAATGCGAAGGGCCGGTGTCGGAATACATGATCGCTTGCCCTTGGTGCGGCGACGATCGCAGAATTCTGCGCGATGAGTCGCCATTCCCGGCCGTCTGCCCGCGCTGCAACCGCGGAACAAAGCTAGATTGGGCGTACTGCCCCTGGTGTTACGGCCCGGGTTTCGAGGACACTTCCGAGCGTGAGTACACCGACCGCCGTTACGAGGCGCGCTGCCGCAATGCCAAGTGTGACCGCAAGGATTTGATGGCGTTCATGCGTTACTGCCCGTGGTGCCACACGAAAGTGAAGCAGGCGTGGAAGATTACTGGCAACAAAGACGCCTGCGACAAGTGCGGCTGGGGCGTGCTGCGCGAGTTCTGGACGCACTGCCCGTGGTGTGCCGAACACCTCACTTAGCCGGCCTGTTCCGGGCCGGCACCGGCGCCTACGGGCGAAACGTCTTCATGCAAGCGTTCGAGCAAGTTTGTTGCCGTAGCGGCGTTGCCGCCACCGCTAGACGCCGGGCGCTTCGCTGCGCTCAAATTCCGCCGAAAAGGCGACGAATCCCCACCCATTTTTTGCGTGCTATGCTTGGATAGGGAGACACTCTATGCCTGTACCGAAGTTTATTGATGATCCCGCGTTTCGCGACCTGCGCGAGTACGACTTCCAGCACTTCCGGGAGCATACGGAAGGACGCGAACGGATCGATTTCTCCGGCGCCGACTTGCGGGCGGTCGACCTGAGCCAGGTCGATGTATCGAAGTTGATTCTGCGCGACGCTTACTTGCGAGATGCCGATCTTCGCGGCCTCGACTTGCGCGATATCGACCTCGAAGGCTGTTCGCTGCACAACGCCAAGATTGGCGGCGCGTACTTCCCCAAAAATATTTCACCGCAAGAAATCGCCAACAGCGTGCAATTCGGCACGCGGATTCGCACCGGAGTCTGACAGGCGTCGCAACCTGGCGGCGGTCAGTGGTCTCTCGACGACGCCCGTAGCCGAAAACGCAGACCGTAATGCCAGGGGGGCAGGTCCATCGTCGAACCAATGAGTTCCAGGCTGCCTGCTTCAGTCGCCCAGCCGACAATCGCCTCCGGCGTCGGCCGAATTTCGAAACCTGGCCCGCGCGGCGTCACGATATCGTGCCGCCAGTGGATCACCAGTACTTCGCCCAGCGGCCTTAGTGCGCTCGACGCTTGCTTCAACAACGCGACCGGTAGTTCGCAGTGAAGGATATTGAACAGCAGAACAGCGTCGACTGAAACATCGAAACCGAGGCTGACGACATCGCGAATCTCAGCGACAACGGACAGGCCTCGGGAGCGTTCGCGCGTCCGGTCCACCATCGCCGGGTCAATATCGAATGCATACAGCGTT
It contains:
- a CDS encoding pentapeptide repeat-containing protein, which produces MPVPKFIDDPAFRDLREYDFQHFREHTEGRERIDFSGADLRAVDLSQVDVSKLILRDAYLRDADLRGLDLRDIDLEGCSLHNAKIGGAYFPKNISPQEIANSVQFGTRIRTGV
- a CDS encoding class I SAM-dependent methyltransferase, which produces MPDEGYWESLFDVPLVLSRFGIERFRDVAELGCGYGTFSVPVVRAIRGTLYAFDIDPAMVDRTRERSRGLSVVAEIRDVVSLGFDVSVDAVLLFNILHCELPVALLKQASSALRPLGEVLVIHWRHDIVTPRGPGFEIRPTPEAIVGWATEAGSLELIGSTMDLPPWHYGLRFRLRASSRDH